The following proteins are encoded in a genomic region of Thermodesulfobacteriota bacterium:
- a CDS encoding cold-shock protein, translating into MKRGKVKWFNSSKGYGFIEAEEGTTKDIFVHYSAIQGKGYKSLTQGEIVEYEITEGPNGPQASKVFKIQQNKAS; encoded by the coding sequence TTGAAACGAGGAAAGGTTAAATGGTTTAACAGCTCCAAAGGCTACGGTTTTATCGAAGCAGAGGAGGGAACGACAAAGGATATATTTGTCCACTATAGCGCGATCCAGGGAAAAGGATATAAGAGCCTGACCCAGGGCGAGATAGTCGAGTACGAGATAACAGAAGGACCAAACGGACCGCAGGCATCAAAGGTCTTTAAAATACAGCAGAATAAAGCTTCTTAA
- a CDS encoding aminotransferase class V-fold PLP-dependent enzyme — translation MTKNYIYLDHAGVAPISLRVKSAVEGFLKEASEAGIFKYQDWMDRLSVVRTNCAKLVGGEAEEVAFVKNTSHGLSIIAEGLDWKEGDNVIFFEREFPSNVYPWLNLRRKGVEIREIPSRGDSILVEDIERLMDLRTRLLTMSSVQFSNGFRIDLKSVGELCADKNVLFCVDAIQSLGVVPMDVRDFKVDFLSADGHKWLLAPEGTGIFYCRKELAEKINPPLVGWKSIVNESDYDRIDFRLKENTLRFEEGSLNVMGILALGASIELLMEVGIERIEGRVLELGDIIIREAEKRDFVVRTPRSRKGRAGIVSFSGNFDPLTLKDKLKSLDVVVNVRGGALRVSPHFYNTEEEISRLFDSIDKVLQSR, via the coding sequence GTGACCAAAAATTACATTTATCTCGACCATGCCGGGGTAGCTCCGATATCCTTGAGGGTAAAAAGTGCGGTAGAGGGGTTTTTGAAGGAGGCTTCCGAGGCCGGTATTTTCAAGTATCAGGATTGGATGGATAGACTTAGTGTCGTCAGGACGAATTGTGCGAAACTAGTCGGTGGTGAGGCGGAGGAGGTAGCCTTCGTAAAAAATACTTCGCATGGACTTTCAATCATCGCCGAGGGGCTGGACTGGAAGGAAGGAGATAATGTGATCTTCTTTGAGAGGGAATTTCCGTCGAATGTCTATCCCTGGCTCAATTTAAGAAGAAAGGGAGTAGAGATTAGAGAGATTCCATCTCGTGGCGACAGTATTCTGGTCGAAGATATAGAAAGGCTTATGGATTTGAGGACAAGGCTCCTAACCATGAGCTCCGTGCAGTTTTCCAACGGATTTAGAATTGATTTAAAGAGTGTGGGAGAGCTATGTGCCGATAAGAATGTTTTATTCTGTGTTGACGCTATTCAAAGCCTCGGAGTAGTACCAATGGATGTCAGGGATTTCAAAGTCGATTTCCTTTCAGCGGACGGGCATAAGTGGTTATTGGCTCCTGAGGGAACTGGTATATTCTACTGCCGGAAAGAGCTTGCCGAAAAAATCAACCCTCCGCTTGTCGGTTGGAAGAGCATAGTGAACGAGTCTGATTATGACAGAATCGATTTCCGTCTTAAAGAAAACACGCTCAGGTTTGAGGAAGGGTCCCTCAACGTCATGGGAATTTTAGCCCTTGGCGCTTCGATTGAACTCCTTATGGAGGTTGGCATTGAAAGAATTGAGGGCAGAGTGCTGGAGCTTGGCGACATTATCATAAGAGAAGCGGAGAAAAGGGATTTTGTGGTCAGGACCCCAAGAAGCAGAAAGGGGAGGGCGGGTATCGTTTCCTTTTCCGGAAATTTCGACCCACTTACTCTCAAAGATAAATTAAAATCCCTTGATGTCGTGGTTAATGTGAGAGGGGGAGCGCTTCGGGTGTCTCCACATTTCTACAATACTGAAGAAGAGATATCGAGGCTTTTTGACTCTATAGATAAGGTTTTGCAATCTAGGTAA
- a CDS encoding diadenylate cyclase has protein sequence MSLGFLKEIGISEFLDILFMSVLIYTVLVWFKRTKATFVLTGIIIIGLVYLFARMFNLVLTTFVLQAFFAVILVAIIVIFQEELRQLFGKVPEKLRQLFEDIPHKIRSFFERLPIWGINNDLENQRSTSSIHREIEILARTLIDLARESTGALVVIPGKDIIIRYLDGGVDLNGEISEPLLKSLFDKHSIGHDGAVIIEKGRISKFSCHLPLSKNFAKLGNLGTRHAAALGLSELTDALCLVVSEERGTIAAARNGDIRQVGPEQLILLLENFYEEMSPYSLEKPWYSIFTKNYREKALALLITISLWFIFVYGSRPVYRSFIIPIESSAILSQHEVTDIEPKELKVTFSGEHRAFYLLNENEIKLSLKIPNSVEDGIKTINISESNLSYPKDIKLESIEPHRIEVRLESKNQAR, from the coding sequence GTGAGCTTAGGATTCCTCAAGGAAATCGGAATTTCAGAATTCCTGGACATACTTTTCATGTCAGTCTTGATTTACACGGTCCTGGTCTGGTTCAAGAGGACAAAGGCTACATTCGTCTTGACCGGCATTATAATAATCGGCCTGGTTTACCTGTTCGCCCGAATGTTTAATCTAGTCCTCACCACATTTGTGCTCCAGGCTTTTTTTGCGGTGATACTGGTTGCCATAATCGTTATCTTCCAAGAAGAGCTAAGACAGCTATTCGGAAAAGTGCCAGAAAAGCTTAGGCAGCTCTTCGAGGATATACCGCATAAGATTAGAAGTTTCTTTGAGCGTTTACCTATTTGGGGAATAAACAACGATTTAGAAAACCAAAGATCAACCAGTTCAATTCACCGAGAAATTGAGATACTGGCGAGAACCCTGATTGATTTAGCCAGGGAAAGTACTGGAGCTTTAGTTGTTATACCCGGGAAGGATATTATCATTAGATACCTTGATGGCGGAGTTGACCTGAACGGGGAAATAAGCGAGCCCCTTCTCAAGAGCCTCTTCGATAAACATTCCATCGGCCATGATGGCGCCGTCATAATAGAAAAAGGCCGCATCTCCAAGTTCTCATGCCATCTGCCGCTTTCGAAGAATTTTGCTAAGCTAGGAAATCTTGGAACGCGCCATGCCGCAGCCCTAGGACTATCCGAGCTTACCGATGCCCTGTGTCTTGTAGTTTCGGAAGAACGGGGAACGATTGCGGCAGCCAGGAACGGTGATATCCGCCAGGTCGGGCCAGAACAGTTGATCTTGCTCCTGGAAAACTTCTATGAAGAAATGAGTCCTTATAGCCTGGAAAAACCATGGTATTCAATATTCACGAAGAATTACAGAGAAAAAGCCCTAGCACTTCTCATAACCATTTCTCTTTGGTTTATCTTCGTTTACGGCTCCAGGCCGGTATATAGAAGTTTTATCATCCCCATAGAGAGTTCCGCCATACTATCACAACACGAAGTAACCGACATAGAGCCAAAGGAATTAAAGGTGACCTTTTCCGGAGAGCACAGAGCTTTCTATCTCCTGAACGAGAATGAAATCAAATTATCCCTGAAGATACCTAATTCTGTCGAAGACGGTATAAAAACGATTAATATCTCCGAATCTAATCTATCTTATCCGAAGGATATCAAATTAGAGTCTATAGAACCCCATAGAATTGAAGTACGCCTTGAGTCAAAAAACCAGGCACGATAA
- a CDS encoding DUF4159 domain-containing protein, producing the protein MITRRDFIRITTAGGIGVFSLPLLGSYQSSKFYFCQLIYRGDWDPRPRAFNRLMTWLDLRTSVKTSFVRKTIEIMDKDLFLYPFIYIAGSNSFEPFTEPEIKRLRKFLKLGGTLLIDDVSGEEYSPFDSQIRDEFKNILPEFPLGRIPSEHVIFKSFYLLNSPSGRKIVKPYIEGITFSDEERTSVIYSRNDLGGAWSEDEFGKWMYECIPGGEPQRELAFRLGINVIIYALTGNYKKDQIHTPFIKRREMSL; encoded by the coding sequence GTGATAACTAGAAGAGATTTTATCAGAATCACTACTGCTGGGGGGATTGGGGTCTTCTCCCTTCCCCTCCTAGGCTCTTACCAGTCCTCCAAATTTTACTTTTGCCAGCTTATTTATCGGGGCGATTGGGACCCTAGACCGAGGGCTTTTAACCGGTTGATGACCTGGCTTGATTTAAGAACCAGTGTAAAAACCTCTTTCGTGCGAAAGACGATAGAAATCATGGATAAGGACCTTTTCCTTTACCCGTTCATTTACATCGCTGGAAGCAATAGTTTTGAACCCTTTACCGAACCGGAAATCAAAAGACTGAGAAAATTCCTCAAGCTAGGAGGGACACTCCTTATAGACGACGTTTCCGGAGAAGAGTATTCCCCCTTCGACTCCCAGATACGTGATGAATTCAAGAACATCCTTCCTGAATTCCCTCTCGGCAGGATTCCATCCGAGCACGTAATTTTTAAGTCATTTTATCTCCTTAATTCCCCGAGCGGCAGAAAAATAGTCAAGCCTTATATCGAGGGAATCACCTTTAGCGATGAGGAAAGGACCTCGGTAATTTATTCAAGAAACGACTTGGGCGGTGCATGGTCTGAAGACGAATTCGGTAAATGGATGTATGAATGTATCCCCGGCGGAGAGCCTCAACGGGAATTGGCTTTCAGACTGGGAATAAACGTCATAATTTATGCCCTGACCGGGAATTATAAAAAGGACCAGATACACACTCCCTTCATAAAACGAAGAGAAATGAGCCTCTGA
- the mgtE gene encoding magnesium transporter, with amino-acid sequence MEANSPLLPFVTKFFEYDPLTATHTLETMDEEKAVEILKALPPSLSARIFPHLQVRQAAALLQEVPSDTFKQIVENLEPQQGAAMLVKIPDETRKKLLGHLSEKTKRRIQELLTYPKDSAGSIMTTEFLAFHSDVRVEDAIQKIRSVAHRQSPASYVYVIDSENHLVGVLNMRDLLLAQGQETLESVMRKEVFSVNAFTDREEVANEISKRKFFAAPVVDNEKRLLGIVKADQLISQAQAEATEDIQKMFGAGGDERAFSPIWFSLKKRLPWLHINLATAFLAASVVNLFEDTIAKITVLAVFLPIVAGQGGNAGSQSLAVVMRGLVMREISPNGVRSLVLKEAKIGFLNGLIIGLVTAAISWVWKGNPFLGLVIGLAMVVNLVAAGLAGALIPTTMKAMGLDPAQSSSIILTTVTDVLGFFAFLGFAVLFQNFLV; translated from the coding sequence ATGGAAGCCAATTCGCCATTACTGCCTTTTGTCACCAAATTCTTCGAGTATGATCCCCTCACCGCAACCCATACCCTCGAGACAATGGACGAAGAAAAAGCGGTTGAAATATTAAAGGCCCTACCTCCATCCCTCTCTGCAAGGATATTTCCCCACTTACAGGTCAGGCAGGCAGCGGCCCTTCTGCAAGAGGTCCCCTCCGATACATTCAAGCAGATAGTCGAGAACCTGGAGCCCCAGCAAGGGGCGGCGATGCTAGTAAAAATCCCCGATGAAACTAGAAAAAAATTGCTTGGCCATCTTTCCGAGAAAACAAAAAGGCGAATTCAAGAACTCTTGACCTATCCCAAAGACAGCGCCGGAAGCATCATGACCACGGAATTCCTGGCCTTTCATTCCGACGTGCGTGTCGAAGATGCCATCCAAAAAATACGCTCGGTGGCTCACAGGCAATCTCCGGCATCCTATGTATATGTCATAGACTCGGAAAACCATCTGGTCGGCGTGCTGAACATGCGGGACCTTCTCCTTGCCCAAGGGCAGGAAACCCTCGAATCGGTGATGAGAAAGGAGGTATTTTCCGTAAACGCCTTTACAGACCGGGAAGAGGTGGCAAACGAAATCTCCAAGCGGAAATTCTTTGCGGCCCCGGTGGTGGATAACGAAAAACGCCTGCTCGGCATCGTAAAGGCAGACCAACTAATTAGCCAGGCTCAAGCGGAGGCAACCGAAGACATACAGAAGATGTTTGGAGCGGGCGGGGATGAACGCGCCTTCTCCCCAATCTGGTTTTCGTTGAAGAAACGACTGCCATGGCTTCATATTAATTTGGCCACAGCTTTCCTCGCCGCCTCGGTGGTAAACCTATTCGAGGATACAATCGCAAAAATAACCGTACTGGCCGTTTTTCTGCCCATTGTTGCCGGGCAGGGCGGCAATGCCGGTTCTCAATCCCTTGCCGTTGTGATGCGGGGACTGGTAATGCGGGAGATTTCGCCCAATGGAGTAAGAAGCTTGGTACTTAAGGAAGCAAAGATCGGTTTTCTGAATGGGCTGATTATAGGATTGGTAACCGCTGCCATATCTTGGGTGTGGAAGGGAAACCCCTTTTTAGGACTGGTGATCGGATTAGCCATGGTCGTGAACCTGGTCGCGGCCGGTTTGGCCGGGGCGTTGATTCCCACCACCATGAAGGCTATGGGCCTGGACCCGGCTCAATCATCGAGCATTATACTGACTACGGTCACCGATGTGCTGGGGTTTTTCGCCTTCTTGGGATTTGCCGTATTGTTCCAGAACTTCCTGGTCTGA
- a CDS encoding mechanosensitive ion channel family protein, with amino-acid sequence MPSIFSSIFNEAFLENLVNWLLTSGIRIVVIAIGAYVLVKLIYVLIGRLENIVLKEGEFVSAVETEKRVKTIGNLLRKATSIALTLIAIMMILRELGMDIAPIIAGAGIVGLAVGFGAQNLVRDIISGLFIIMENQVRVGDVAEINGTGGLVEQINLRTIVLRDLEGTVHIFPNGTINTLSNRSMGFSRYVIDVGVAYKENVDHVIKVLKEIGEEMSKDETFGPLILEPLNILGVDNFGSSEVTIKCIITTLPLKQWEVGRELRRRIKNTFDQKGIEIPFPHLSVYFGEASKPFELNINEKGNSKSLSGEEGYELIKKIAAKKGMSVEGFLNEVVEKIGEKSN; translated from the coding sequence ATGCCTAGTATCTTTTCTTCGATATTTAATGAAGCTTTTTTAGAAAACCTCGTTAATTGGCTTCTAACCTCTGGAATTCGTATTGTGGTGATAGCTATCGGGGCATACGTTCTTGTGAAGCTGATTTACGTTCTTATCGGAAGGTTAGAAAACATCGTATTAAAAGAAGGGGAATTCGTATCCGCCGTAGAGACGGAGAAAAGGGTTAAGACCATAGGCAACCTATTGAGAAAGGCAACATCCATAGCACTTACCCTTATAGCCATCATGATGATACTGAGAGAGTTGGGCATGGACATCGCTCCAATCATAGCTGGCGCTGGCATCGTCGGCTTAGCCGTCGGATTCGGCGCTCAGAACCTGGTGAGGGATATAATCAGCGGCCTATTCATAATCATGGAAAACCAGGTTCGGGTGGGAGATGTTGCCGAGATAAATGGGACGGGAGGGCTGGTCGAACAGATTAATCTTAGGACCATCGTGTTGAGAGACCTTGAGGGAACCGTCCACATATTCCCGAATGGGACCATAAACACACTATCTAACAGGAGCATGGGATTTTCCCGGTATGTGATAGATGTGGGAGTCGCCTACAAAGAGAACGTCGATCATGTAATAAAGGTGCTCAAAGAGATCGGAGAGGAGATGTCAAAAGACGAGACCTTCGGCCCGTTAATACTCGAACCGCTGAATATTCTCGGGGTGGACAACTTCGGAAGCTCAGAGGTAACCATAAAATGCATTATTACCACCCTGCCGCTCAAGCAGTGGGAAGTAGGGCGGGAGCTCAGGCGGAGAATCAAGAATACATTCGACCAGAAGGGAATTGAAATTCCATTCCCTCACCTAAGCGTCTATTTTGGCGAGGCCAGCAAGCCCTTTGAACTGAACATAAATGAAAAGGGGAACAGTAAATCCCTGTCCGGTGAGGAGGGATACGAGCTTATAAAAAAAATAGCCGCAAAGAAGGGCATGTCCGTCGAGGGATTTTTGAATGAAGTCGTAGAGAAGATAGGCGAAAAGAGTAATTAG
- a CDS encoding OmpA family protein, which produces MPNLICLLKRGGSLFLIVSMFICVDIFPDVAEAQVSLETRVVDLIFRVENLKGATQDIEVKETETEIRIELSGDILFDFDKWNIRPAAEPVLTQVAEVINQYPDAAVLIEGYTDSKGSDSYNLRLSDKRAASVKDWLVRKGRVGNKKMTTKGWGEANPVAPNENADGSDNPEGRQKNRRVEITVKKG; this is translated from the coding sequence ATGCCAAATTTGATTTGCTTACTAAAAAGAGGAGGGAGCCTCTTCTTGATCGTTAGTATGTTTATTTGTGTTGATATTTTCCCGGATGTAGCAGAAGCGCAAGTAAGTCTGGAAACGCGAGTTGTGGATCTCATTTTTAGAGTGGAGAATCTAAAAGGAGCTACACAAGACATCGAAGTAAAGGAAACCGAGACCGAGATAAGAATTGAATTGTCCGGGGATATCTTGTTTGATTTTGATAAGTGGAATATACGCCCGGCGGCAGAGCCTGTTCTTACCCAGGTTGCGGAGGTTATAAATCAGTATCCCGATGCCGCCGTTTTGATAGAGGGATATACAGACTCAAAAGGCTCGGATTCCTATAATCTCCGGCTTTCAGACAAGCGCGCTGCTTCAGTGAAAGATTGGCTGGTGAGAAAGGGTAGAGTTGGCAATAAAAAGATGACCACAAAAGGCTGGGGGGAAGCTAATCCCGTAGCTCCAAACGAGAATGCGGATGGAAGCGATAACCCAGAGGGCAGGCAGAAAAACCGAAGAGTGGAGATAACGGTGAAGAAGGGGTAG
- a CDS encoding methyltransferase domain-containing protein, whose product MEEVRSHKKRKNHLGETRSLGPVPNLEEHVRPDWWRLIFNATYLKTDADVVDDHRITKREVDLFSEILGLSQKDRVLDLCCGQGRHLIELAKRGFQDIEGLDRSHYLIQKAKTQAKKEGLNIKFREGDARKLPYLSDTMDVVMILANSFGYFETLQDDLRVLREVFRVLKPWGRLLIDVTDGEYLKEHFQPRSWEWIDKKHFVCRERSLSVDGQRLISREVVTHVEKGVIADQFYAERLYTRDNLRDLLKTAGFSDITFHGELSPDSQRKQDLGMMEKRIIVTAAVRKEWTSIKKKKETVKNIVVTLGDPSKPDPLKPLGIFDDDDFYTIDQLKSALRELERKSNYHFSYITNHDTFIQDLLTLKERGKVDLVFNLCDEGYYNEARKELHIPALLDILKIPYTGAGPQCLAFCYDKSLVRGIAKEMGIPVPDAFFIKPEDTVFELPFSFPVIVKPNFGDSSFGITVRSVSHSVEQLTSAISEIREKFGYDKPLLVEEFLTGNDLSVGIIGNTLESYTVLPITEEDYSILPPEMPRICGYEAKWLPDSPYWNIKSVPARLKDDTEKFIIECCLKLYERLECRDYCRFDWRLNSEGKPKLLEVNPNPGWVWDGHLAKMAAHMGITYPQMLKMILQAAERRLKLLEETEPDKDHVGAAKM is encoded by the coding sequence ATGGAGGAAGTCAGGTCTCATAAAAAGAGAAAAAATCACCTGGGAGAGACAAGGTCTCTTGGCCCGGTCCCTAATCTTGAGGAGCATGTAAGGCCTGATTGGTGGAGGCTCATTTTCAATGCTACCTACTTAAAAACTGATGCCGATGTCGTCGATGACCATCGTATCACCAAGAGGGAAGTTGACCTATTCTCTGAGATATTAGGCTTATCGCAGAAGGACCGGGTTTTAGACCTTTGCTGTGGCCAGGGGCGTCATCTTATCGAGCTAGCAAAGCGCGGATTCCAGGATATCGAGGGCCTGGACCGCTCTCATTACTTGATACAAAAGGCGAAAACACAGGCCAAGAAAGAAGGGCTCAATATCAAGTTCCGGGAAGGTGATGCCAGAAAGTTACCCTACCTTTCTGACACTATGGACGTGGTCATGATACTGGCTAATAGCTTCGGCTATTTTGAGACTTTGCAGGACGATTTGAGGGTGTTGAGGGAGGTATTCAGGGTTCTCAAGCCGTGGGGGAGGCTGCTCATAGATGTCACCGACGGCGAATACCTGAAAGAGCATTTCCAGCCCCGGTCCTGGGAGTGGATCGACAAAAAACATTTTGTGTGCCGGGAGCGTTCTCTCTCCGTAGATGGCCAGCGGCTAATTTCGCGCGAGGTGGTTACCCATGTGGAAAAGGGCGTGATAGCCGACCAGTTCTATGCGGAGAGGCTATACACCCGCGACAACCTGAGAGACCTTCTCAAGACCGCAGGCTTTAGCGATATAACCTTTCACGGTGAGCTCTCTCCCGACTCCCAGCGGAAGCAGGACTTGGGGATGATGGAGAAACGAATAATTGTTACTGCGGCGGTGAGAAAGGAGTGGACTTCTATAAAGAAGAAAAAGGAGACCGTGAAAAATATCGTGGTGACCCTGGGTGACCCGTCAAAGCCGGACCCGTTAAAGCCGCTAGGTATCTTTGACGACGACGACTTTTACACTATCGACCAACTCAAAAGCGCATTGAGAGAGTTGGAACGAAAAAGCAATTACCATTTCAGCTACATTACCAACCACGACACGTTCATTCAGGATTTATTAACGCTAAAGGAGAGAGGAAAGGTTGACCTCGTGTTTAATCTCTGCGATGAGGGTTATTACAACGAAGCCCGGAAAGAGCTGCATATTCCCGCACTGCTAGACATACTGAAGATTCCGTACACCGGAGCAGGCCCACAGTGCCTGGCATTCTGCTATGATAAATCACTGGTACGCGGTATCGCCAAGGAGATGGGAATACCGGTGCCCGATGCCTTTTTCATCAAACCTGAGGATACGGTCTTCGAGCTTCCCTTTAGCTTTCCGGTCATCGTAAAACCCAACTTCGGGGATTCCAGTTTCGGCATAACGGTTAGAAGCGTATCCCATAGCGTGGAGCAGCTCACCAGCGCTATTTCCGAGATCAGGGAAAAGTTCGGCTACGATAAACCGCTACTGGTCGAGGAATTTCTCACCGGAAACGACCTCAGCGTGGGAATTATCGGAAACACCCTCGAATCTTATACTGTGCTTCCGATTACCGAAGAGGACTACTCCATACTCCCCCCCGAAATGCCCAGAATATGCGGATACGAGGCAAAGTGGCTGCCTGATTCTCCTTACTGGAACATTAAATCCGTTCCGGCGAGGCTTAAGGATGACACGGAGAAATTCATAATCGAATGCTGTTTAAAGCTGTATGAGAGGCTAGAATGTCGCGATTACTGCCGGTTCGATTGGAGATTAAACTCAGAGGGCAAACCAAAACTGCTTGAGGTTAATCCTAACCCCGGATGGGTCTGGGATGGGCATCTGGCCAAGATGGCCGCCCATATGGGAATTACCTATCCCCAGATGCTCAAGATGATTCTCCAGGCAGCCGAAAGAAGGCTAAAGCTACTCGAAGAAACCGAACCTGATAAGGACCATGTAGGCGCGGCGAAGATGTAA